One Channa argus isolate prfri chromosome 15, Channa argus male v1.0, whole genome shotgun sequence DNA segment encodes these proteins:
- the rcn3 gene encoding reticulocalbin-3 isoform X1: MNNILSTMVLLKSLASFCFLATVAFAVPAQEKRVHHQAHLSDHVHDDDHGYQYDHEAFLGKEDAKTFDQLTPEESKERLAKIVDRIDTDKDGYISHSELHYWIKHRQRRYIEDNVNKHWKDYDSNHDNKIAWEEYKNTTYGYYLDEDFSDVEDKDTYKTMLIRDERRFKTADRDGDGIATREEFTAFLHPEEFDYMKDLVVQETVEDIDKNGDGKINLVEYIGDMYTPENGESEPDWVQTERKHFSEIRDGNKDGYLDTNEVAQWILPGDVDHADNEAKHLIHETDTDKDEKITKKEILANWNMFVGSQATNYGEDLTKRHDEL; this comes from the exons ATGAACAATATACTG TCCACCATGGTGCTGCTAAAGTCACTAGCATCTTTCTGTTTCCTGGCCACTGTTGCTTTTGCTGTCCCCGCTCAGGAGAAGCGTGTCCACCACCAAGCTCATCTAAGTGACCATGTCCATGATGATGATCACGGATACCAGTACGATCATGAGGCCTTCCTGGGCAAGGAAGATGCCAAAACCTTTGATCAGCTTACCCCAGAGGAGAGCAAAGAGAGATTAGC TAAGATAGTGGACCGCATTGACACAGACAAGGATGGCTACATCTCTCACTCCGAGCTGCACTACTGGATTAAACACCGACAGAGGAGGTACATCGAGGACAACGTTAACAAGCACTGGAAAGACTACGACAGCAACCACGATAACAAGATTGCCTGGGAAGAATACAAAAACACCACCTATGGCTACTACCTGG aTGAGGACTTTTCTGACGTTGAAGACAAGGACACCTACAAGACCATGCTCATTCGGGATGAGAGGCGCTTTAAGACAGCTGATAGAGATGGTGATGGTATTGCCACACGTGAGGAGTTCACTGCTTTCCTCCACCCTGAGGAGTTTGATTACATGAAAGACTTGGTAGTGCAG GAAACTGTAGAAGACATTGATAAAAATGGGGATGGCAAGATCAACTTGGTTGAATACATCG GGGACATGTACACACCAGAGAATGGGGAGAGTGAACCTGACTGGGTCCAGACAGAACGCAAACATTTCTCAGAGATCCGAGATGGCAACAAG GATGGCTACCTTGATACCAATGAGGTGGCACAGTGGATTTTGCCGGGAGATGTTGACCACGCTGACAACGAAGCCAAACACTTGATCCATGAGACAGACACTGACAAG GATGAGAAAATCACCAAGAAGGAGATTCTGGCCAACTGGAACATGTTCGTTGGCAGCCAGGCGACCAATTACGGGGAAGATTTAACCAAGAGACATGATGAGCTTTGA
- the nosip gene encoding nitric oxide synthase-interacting protein, translating into MTRHGKNCTAGAVYTYHEKKKDTAASGYGTHIIRLGKDAIKDFDCCCLSLQPCQDPVVTPDGYLYDKQAILEYILHQKTEIAKKMKAYEKQKQAQKSNSQLESKSEERERVERFKTNENTIVSKPINPFTNGLNKGSEKGPPDSSSAESSAASSSGTSSKSLPSFWIPSLTPEAKPTLIKKPSKAVLCPMSGRPIKMNELIPVHFTPLDPSLDRVALLTRQDRYVCAVTKDVLGNSVPCTVLRPSGAVVTQECVEMLIKKDMIDPITGDKLKDKDIILLQRGGTGFSASGIELRAKEARPVMQV; encoded by the exons ATGACTCGCCACGGGAagaactgcacagctggagctGTCTACACGTACCacgagaaaaagaaagatacGG CGGCATCTGGTTATGGGACGCATATCATTCGACTGGGCAAAGACGCAATCAAAGACTTtgactgctgctgtctgtccctGCAGCCCTGTCAGGATCCTGTGGTCAC TCCGGATGGATACTTATATGACAAACAGGCCATTCTTGAATACATCCTGCACCAAAAGACAGAAATTGCCAAAAAAATGAAG gCATATGAAAAGCAAAAGCAGGCACAGAAGAGCAACAGCCAACTAGAGTCCAAGtcagaagagagagagcgagtggAGAGGTTCAAAACCAATGAAAACACCATTGTGTCCAAACCCATCAATCCATTCACAAATG GGCTGAACAAGGGAAGTGAGAAGGGCCCACCAGACAGCAGCTCAGCAGAATCCTCCGCTGCTAGTTCATCTGGCACTTCCAGCAAGAGCTTGCCTAGTTTTTGGATTCCCTCTCTGACACCTGAAGCCAAGCCCACTTTGATCAAGAAACCA AGTAAGGCTGTGTTATGTCCCATGTCAGGACGAcccattaaaatgaatgagctcATCCCAGTGCACTTCACGCCACTGGACCCAAGCCTGGACCGAGTGGCCCTGCTCACCCGCCAG GACAGGTATGTATGTGCAGTTACCAAAGACGTCCTGGGCAACAGTGTCCCCTGCACTGTCCTGAGACCCTC GGGAGCTGTAGTAACTCAGGAGTGTGTGGAGATGTTGATTAAGAAGGACATGATTGATCCTATAACTGGAGACAAATTGAAGGACAAAGACATCATATTATTGCAGAGG GGTGGAACTGGCTTCTCTGCATCTGGGATTGAGCTTAGGGCTAAAGAGGCCCGTCCTGTAATGCAAGTGTGA
- the rcn3 gene encoding reticulocalbin-3 isoform X2, which yields MNNILSTMVLLKSLASFCFLATVAFAVPAQEKRVHHQAHLSDHVHDDDHGYQYDHEAFLGKEDAKTFDQLTPEESKERLAKIVDRIDTDKDGYISHSELHYWIKHRQRRYIEDNVNKHWKDYDSNHDNKIAWEEYKNTTYGYYLDEDFSDVEDKDTYKTMLIRDERRFKTADRDGDGIATREEFTAFLHPEEFDYMKDLVVQETVEDIDKNGDGKINLVEYIGDMYTPENGESEPDWVQTERKHFSEIRDGNKDGYLDTNEVAQWILPGDVDHADNEAKHLIHETDTDKDGRLTLSELLDKIDFIKMSTITDYGGMRVDSHDEL from the exons ATGAACAATATACTG TCCACCATGGTGCTGCTAAAGTCACTAGCATCTTTCTGTTTCCTGGCCACTGTTGCTTTTGCTGTCCCCGCTCAGGAGAAGCGTGTCCACCACCAAGCTCATCTAAGTGACCATGTCCATGATGATGATCACGGATACCAGTACGATCATGAGGCCTTCCTGGGCAAGGAAGATGCCAAAACCTTTGATCAGCTTACCCCAGAGGAGAGCAAAGAGAGATTAGC TAAGATAGTGGACCGCATTGACACAGACAAGGATGGCTACATCTCTCACTCCGAGCTGCACTACTGGATTAAACACCGACAGAGGAGGTACATCGAGGACAACGTTAACAAGCACTGGAAAGACTACGACAGCAACCACGATAACAAGATTGCCTGGGAAGAATACAAAAACACCACCTATGGCTACTACCTGG aTGAGGACTTTTCTGACGTTGAAGACAAGGACACCTACAAGACCATGCTCATTCGGGATGAGAGGCGCTTTAAGACAGCTGATAGAGATGGTGATGGTATTGCCACACGTGAGGAGTTCACTGCTTTCCTCCACCCTGAGGAGTTTGATTACATGAAAGACTTGGTAGTGCAG GAAACTGTAGAAGACATTGATAAAAATGGGGATGGCAAGATCAACTTGGTTGAATACATCG GGGACATGTACACACCAGAGAATGGGGAGAGTGAACCTGACTGGGTCCAGACAGAACGCAAACATTTCTCAGAGATCCGAGATGGCAACAAG GATGGCTACCTTGATACCAATGAGGTGGCACAGTGGATTTTGCCGGGAGATGTTGACCACGCTGACAACGAAGCCAAACACTTGATCCATGAGACAGACACTGACAAG GATGGACGTCTTACACTTTCTGAGCTGCTTGACAAAATAGACTTCATAAAAATGAGCACCATCACCGACTATGGAGGCATGAGGGTAGACAGCCATGATGAGCTGTGA